The Acinetobacter defluvii genome includes a region encoding these proteins:
- a CDS encoding protein kinase domain-containing protein, whose amino-acid sequence MSKQSLGKALNSARSQSFGRRVYCVENSMGKSWLKRQLAHVSTEYERGFLNELEIYTRLNSLALPDQNILCDFSISDISNNEPNHASYLNQELCVAHTDALFAKNPFEMAFSNVMQVLKQSVGVLENLHELGFIHGDLKREHFRLFNDEVRLIDFEQSSHFDDVTNMLNTATPRYMAPELFHAKPKSVQSDIYALGIIWLEWLNQEKLQATTYQEWAYLHCQNLKIYLPESFSVLEEILEQMLNKQLSQRCINIYQIKQVLSQIV is encoded by the coding sequence ATGAGCAAACAATCACTAGGTAAAGCACTGAATTCTGCTCGAAGCCAAAGCTTTGGGCGTAGAGTGTATTGTGTAGAAAATAGCATGGGTAAATCTTGGCTCAAACGTCAACTTGCCCATGTGAGTACAGAATATGAGCGTGGTTTTTTAAATGAATTAGAAATATATACACGATTAAACTCTTTAGCATTACCTGATCAAAATATTTTGTGTGATTTTTCGATTTCAGATATAAGTAATAACGAGCCAAATCATGCTAGCTATTTAAATCAAGAATTATGTGTAGCACATACAGATGCACTTTTTGCTAAAAATCCCTTCGAAATGGCATTTTCTAACGTGATGCAAGTGTTAAAACAAAGCGTGGGGGTGCTGGAAAATTTACATGAATTGGGGTTTATTCATGGGGACTTGAAAAGAGAACATTTCAGGCTTTTTAATGATGAGGTTCGTTTAATTGATTTTGAACAAAGTTCCCATTTTGATGATGTGACGAATATGCTAAATACAGCAACGCCACGTTATATGGCTCCTGAGCTTTTTCATGCAAAGCCCAAGTCGGTACAAAGCGATATTTATGCTCTAGGGATTATTTGGCTGGAGTGGTTGAACCAAGAAAAACTACAAGCCACAACCTACCAAGAGTGGGCATATTTGCATTGTCAAAACTTAAAAATTTATTTACCTGAGTCATTTTCAGTATTGGAAGAAATCTTGGAGCAGATGTTAAACAAGCAACTCTCTCAACGTTGTATAAATATTTATCAAATAAAACAAGTATTAAGCCAAATTGTCTAA
- a CDS encoding fatty acyl-CoA synthetase: protein MIQNDIQRARRMHIADIPTRSAQRFGNKIALVDHEHQMSFKEFHQCVEQIAMHLYDQGLRKGDKVMIFSHNCWQFPAILYATAKLGVISVPINFMLNAAEVNYLLQHAQPKMVVVEDSLCTVMERALIKTDFIPPQQVVIDLNQSNVAAQWQNFDTFLQDIEITLPEIELHAHEPIRMMYTSGTESLPKGVLLNSEALMAQYTSCMVEGQMSSNDREIHAFPMYHCAQLDAFLNVDLILGATSYIFRRFDPEAVLDTIAKEKITKLFCPPTAWIALLNSEKFNPAELGSLSKAYYGASAMPKAVIEELLQKLPHIRFWQFYGQTEMAPVATVLHPEDHFEYADSVGRPAFNVETQIMAEDGEILPQGEVGEIVHRSVHLTQGYDQNEEKNAESFKYGWFHSGDLGYFNEQGYLFVVDRIKDMVKSGGENVSTREVEEVIYRMDAVKEVAVFGTPHPRWIEAVTAVVILHPDQYLTEKLIIEFCAQHLSAYKMPKMVHFAEALPKNASGKILKRELKQQYQHQPTEAKVS from the coding sequence ATGATTCAAAATGATATTCAACGTGCCCGCCGTATGCATATTGCTGATATTCCCACACGTAGTGCACAACGTTTTGGAAATAAAATCGCCCTTGTTGATCACGAACATCAGATGAGTTTTAAAGAATTTCATCAATGTGTTGAGCAAATTGCGATGCATTTATACGATCAAGGTCTGCGCAAAGGCGATAAAGTGATGATTTTTTCGCATAATTGTTGGCAATTTCCAGCGATTTTATATGCGACAGCCAAACTTGGGGTGATCAGTGTACCGATTAACTTTATGTTGAATGCAGCAGAAGTGAATTATTTATTGCAACATGCACAACCGAAAATGGTGGTCGTTGAAGATAGCTTATGCACTGTGATGGAGCGGGCATTGATAAAAACTGATTTCATACCACCCCAGCAAGTGGTGATTGATTTAAATCAATCAAATGTTGCAGCACAGTGGCAAAATTTTGATACGTTTTTACAGGATATAGAGATTACGTTGCCTGAGATAGAATTGCATGCACATGAGCCAATCCGCATGATGTATACCAGTGGCACAGAGTCTTTGCCAAAAGGTGTACTACTAAATAGTGAAGCCTTAATGGCGCAATATACCAGTTGTATGGTAGAAGGGCAGATGAGCTCAAATGATCGAGAAATTCATGCTTTTCCGATGTATCACTGCGCACAATTGGATGCTTTTTTAAATGTTGATTTAATTTTAGGGGCAACCAGTTATATTTTTCGGCGTTTTGATCCAGAAGCGGTATTGGATACCATTGCCAAAGAAAAAATTACCAAATTATTTTGTCCACCTACAGCTTGGATCGCTTTGCTCAACTCTGAAAAATTTAATCCAGCAGAATTGGGCTCATTAAGCAAAGCCTATTATGGTGCATCTGCTATGCCTAAAGCAGTGATTGAGGAGTTATTGCAAAAATTGCCTCATATTCGATTTTGGCAATTTTATGGGCAAACAGAAATGGCGCCTGTAGCCACCGTGTTACATCCAGAAGATCATTTTGAATATGCAGACTCAGTGGGTAGACCCGCATTTAATGTGGAAACCCAAATTATGGCAGAAGATGGAGAGATTTTGCCACAAGGTGAAGTGGGTGAAATCGTGCATCGCAGTGTGCATTTGACCCAAGGCTATGATCAAAATGAAGAAAAGAATGCTGAAAGTTTTAAATATGGTTGGTTTCATAGTGGCGATCTCGGTTATTTTAATGAACAAGGTTATCTTTTTGTGGTCGATCGTATTAAAGATATGGTCAAATCAGGCGGGGAAAATGTTTCAACACGTGAAGTAGAAGAAGTTATTTATCGTATGGATGCTGTGAAAGAAGTTGCTGTGTTTGGAACACCGCATCCACGCTGGATTGAAGCAGTCACAGCTGTTGTGATTTTACATCCTGATCAGTATTTAACAGAAAAATTGATTATTGAGTTTTGTGCACAGCATTTATCTGCTTATAAAATGCCAAAAATGGTACATTTTGCGGAGGCTTTACCCAAAAATGCCAGTGGGAAGATTTTAAAACGAGAGCTAAAACAGCAGTATCAACATCAACCTACTGAAGCCAAAGTCAGTTAA
- the mutS gene encoding DNA mismatch repair protein MutS, with product MNMTEIMANISNHTPMMQQYLKVKAEYPHSLMFYRMGDFYELFFDDAQKAAKLLGITLTHRGKTNGNPIPMAGVPFHAAEGYLARLVKKGETVVICEQVGEVTGKAPVERAVVRIITPGTLTDDALLTAHQTSNLLALCIQQNQMGIALLDLSAGIFKVQQQVYKPEHLPLELARLMPSEILIDEDLVDTHIIEAIKKQIECPITKRPNVDFNINNAQKTLCDQFAVSTLSGFGIDHLPLAKAAAASLIHYAKETQKTALPHIRSLKLEQSSDFIALDPVTRRNLEIIEPLFEHGTSLFSLINDTQTAMGGRLLSRTLMQPLRDTAILDARLDAIDILLKGYHEAPVRLVLKEIGDIERVLSRVALGSARPRNLVQLRQACAQIPFLRHALQPILKQAKSTDLLQQLNQELGNFNGLHARLMSAIVENPPVLLRDGNVIAEGFDSELDELRKIRDHAGQFLIDLEIQERENTGINTLKIGYNRVSGYYIELTRAQAEQAPEHYIRRQTLKNAERYITPELKAFEDKVLSSESRALAREKMLFEMLLEELRADIANLQMMSSAIAQIDLVANFAHQARLNNWNRPEYSPEIGVNIIGGRHPVVESLSKTPFTPNDTQLDFNHRMAIITGPNMGGKSTFMRQTALISLLAYCGSFVPAKSAQLGPIDRIFTRIGSADDLSSGKSTFMVEMTETSQILHHATNQSLVLMDEVGRGTSTYDGLSLAWACVLDLTKRIKCLCLFATHYFELTELAKENAIDNYHVTAKELNGNLILLHKVQKGPASQSHGLQVAKLAGIPESVIKEAQKRLKTLEKQQHQQINHTVQNDLFTDIHGEPEVIEKIIEIEKSSPVLEALAHIEVDDLTPREALAQLYQLKDLLKSQ from the coding sequence ATGAATATGACTGAAATCATGGCGAATATTTCCAACCATACACCAATGATGCAGCAATACTTAAAAGTAAAAGCCGAATATCCACATTCCCTCATGTTTTATCGCATGGGGGATTTTTACGAATTATTTTTTGATGATGCACAAAAAGCAGCCAAACTATTAGGGATCACACTCACGCATCGTGGCAAAACCAACGGCAACCCGATTCCAATGGCAGGCGTCCCTTTTCATGCCGCAGAAGGTTATTTGGCTCGCTTAGTCAAAAAAGGCGAAACCGTTGTGATCTGCGAACAAGTCGGTGAAGTTACAGGCAAAGCCCCGGTTGAGCGTGCTGTGGTACGGATTATTACCCCTGGAACATTAACTGATGATGCCCTATTAACTGCACATCAAACTTCCAACTTGCTCGCACTGTGTATTCAACAAAATCAAATGGGTATTGCGCTGTTAGACTTAAGTGCTGGTATATTTAAAGTACAACAGCAAGTCTATAAACCTGAACATCTACCTTTAGAATTGGCACGTTTGATGCCAAGTGAAATTTTAATTGATGAGGATTTGGTAGATACGCATATTATTGAGGCGATTAAAAAACAAATCGAATGTCCAATTACCAAACGTCCAAATGTTGATTTTAATATTAACAATGCACAGAAAACTTTATGTGATCAATTTGCTGTGTCAACCTTATCTGGTTTTGGGATTGATCATTTACCTTTAGCCAAAGCAGCTGCGGCATCGTTAATTCACTACGCCAAAGAAACTCAAAAAACGGCTTTACCTCATATTCGCTCGCTCAAACTTGAGCAAAGTAGTGATTTTATTGCGCTTGATCCAGTGACACGCCGTAATTTAGAAATTATTGAACCGCTATTTGAACATGGAACTTCTTTATTTTCTTTGATCAATGACACGCAAACTGCAATGGGTGGGCGCTTACTAAGTCGTACCCTGATGCAACCGCTGCGTGATACTGCAATTTTAGATGCACGTTTAGACGCAATTGATATCTTACTCAAAGGATATCATGAAGCGCCTGTTCGTTTGGTTTTAAAAGAAATTGGCGATATTGAGCGAGTTTTAAGTCGAGTCGCTTTGGGCAGTGCCCGTCCACGTAATTTGGTACAATTACGTCAAGCATGTGCACAAATTCCATTTTTAAGACATGCCTTGCAACCGATTTTAAAACAAGCAAAATCAACTGACTTATTACAACAACTTAATCAAGAACTTGGTAATTTTAACGGCTTACATGCTCGCTTGATGTCAGCGATTGTGGAAAATCCACCTGTTTTGTTGCGTGATGGGAATGTGATTGCTGAAGGTTTTGATAGCGAACTGGATGAACTACGTAAAATCCGTGATCATGCTGGACAATTCTTGATTGATTTAGAAATACAAGAACGTGAAAATACGGGCATTAATACTTTAAAAATCGGCTATAACCGTGTCAGTGGTTATTATATTGAATTGACCCGTGCGCAAGCTGAGCAAGCACCTGAACATTATATTCGCCGTCAAACTTTAAAAAATGCAGAACGCTATATCACGCCTGAACTCAAAGCCTTTGAAGACAAAGTGTTATCCAGTGAGTCCCGTGCTTTAGCGCGTGAAAAAATGTTATTTGAAATGCTCTTAGAAGAGTTACGTGCGGATATTGCCAATTTACAGATGATGAGCAGCGCCATTGCTCAAATTGATTTAGTGGCAAATTTCGCCCATCAAGCACGTTTAAACAATTGGAATCGCCCTGAGTATAGTCCTGAGATCGGCGTAAATATCATTGGTGGTCGCCATCCTGTAGTTGAGTCTTTAAGTAAAACACCTTTTACTCCCAATGATACCCAACTAGATTTTAATCATCGTATGGCGATTATTACGGGTCCCAACATGGGTGGTAAATCGACTTTTATGCGTCAAACAGCGTTAATCAGCTTACTCGCCTATTGTGGTAGTTTCGTCCCTGCAAAATCAGCCCAACTTGGACCAATTGATCGCATCTTCACCCGTATCGGTTCAGCCGATGATTTATCTTCAGGAAAATCAACCTTTATGGTGGAGATGACTGAAACTTCACAGATTTTACATCATGCCACCAATCAATCCTTAGTCCTGATGGATGAAGTCGGTCGTGGTACAAGCACTTACGATGGCTTATCTCTCGCTTGGGCGTGCGTGCTTGATTTGACCAAACGCATTAAATGTTTATGTTTATTTGCGACACATTATTTTGAGCTGACTGAACTTGCTAAAGAAAATGCAATTGATAATTATCATGTCACTGCCAAAGAACTCAATGGTAATCTAATTTTATTGCATAAAGTACAGAAAGGTCCCGCTAGCCAGAGTCATGGTCTACAAGTTGCAAAACTGGCTGGTATTCCTGAAAGTGTAATTAAAGAAGCACAAAAACGCTTAAAAACGTTAGAGAAACAGCAACATCAGCAAATAAATCATACTGTGCAAAATGATTTATTTACAGATATACATGGCGAACCTGAAGTGATTGAAAAAATCATTGAAATTGAAAAATCTTCTCCAGTATTGGAAGCACTTGCTCATATTGAGGTAGATGATTTAACACCTCGTGAAGCATTGGCTCAGTTGTATCAACTCAAGGATTTATTAAAAAGTCAATAG
- the yaaA gene encoding peroxide stress protein YaaA: protein MLVLISPAKTLDYETDLPTDQHTMPRLLDASEQLITVCKALSATEIAILMSVSEKIASLNAARFHDWTTDFNFSNARQAIFAFKGDVYTGLDAYHLSIKSIEYSQKHLRMLSGLYGLLRPLDLMMPYRLEMGTKLKNSVGNNLYEFWGDKITDLIHQDLQQAGSKILVNLASDEYYKSVKESKIDAEIIKPVFLDQKNGQYKVISFYAKKARGLMARFIVENQIESIEALKTFNSEGYYFDVESSLKGELVFKRDELAI from the coding sequence ATGCTTGTTCTAATTTCTCCTGCAAAAACATTGGACTATGAAACAGATTTGCCAACAGATCAGCACACAATGCCAAGGTTGTTGGATGCTTCAGAGCAATTAATTACAGTATGCAAAGCGTTATCTGCAACAGAAATCGCAATTTTAATGAGCGTCAGTGAAAAAATTGCCAGTTTGAATGCTGCACGTTTCCATGACTGGACAACTGATTTTAACTTCTCGAATGCACGCCAAGCCATTTTCGCTTTTAAAGGTGATGTCTATACAGGTTTAGATGCTTATCATTTATCTATAAAAAGTATTGAATATTCACAAAAACATTTACGTATGTTGTCTGGGCTGTATGGTTTGTTAAGACCTTTGGATTTAATGATGCCTTATCGTTTGGAAATGGGTACAAAATTGAAAAATTCAGTGGGAAATAATTTATATGAATTTTGGGGAGATAAAATTACCGATCTGATTCATCAAGATTTACAACAGGCAGGTTCAAAAATCTTAGTAAATTTAGCTTCTGATGAATATTATAAATCGGTGAAAGAAAGCAAAATTGATGCTGAAATTATCAAACCTGTTTTTCTTGATCAAAAAAATGGTCAGTATAAAGTGATTAGTTTTTATGCAAAAAAAGCCCGTGGTTTGATGGCACGATTTATTGTTGAAAATCAGATTGAAAGCATTGAAGCTTTAAAAACCTTTAATAGCGAAGGTTATTATTTTGATGTCGAAAGCTCGCTAAAAGGTGAATTAGTGTTTAAGCGAGATGAGTTAGCCATTTAA
- a CDS encoding HD domain-containing protein: MQNDQDQFRLYWTQFSEHVNLTSVQSASLFSLLDYAYSHNYYHTHQHIVECLELFYEIKDQLNDPIAVELAIWFHDVIYDPQTSDNEEQSAKLMLKHGVGILKKAELEKVARWIIATKKHLPSKVHDLKYLLDIDLAILGASPQRFMEYEKQIQQEYVWVSPEVYQVKRTEVLMQFYQQQPLFQTEYFQQKFEDAAKNNLAQVLSC; encoded by the coding sequence ATGCAAAATGATCAAGATCAATTTCGACTGTATTGGACACAGTTTTCTGAGCATGTAAATTTAACAAGCGTACAATCAGCGTCATTATTTTCGCTCCTAGACTATGCTTATTCACATAATTATTATCATACCCATCAACATATTGTGGAATGTCTTGAATTATTTTATGAAATAAAAGATCAACTCAATGACCCAATTGCAGTTGAATTAGCTATTTGGTTTCATGATGTAATTTATGATCCACAAACATCTGATAATGAAGAACAAAGTGCGAAATTAATGCTTAAACATGGTGTGGGTATTTTAAAAAAAGCTGAACTTGAAAAAGTCGCACGATGGATTATTGCGACTAAAAAGCATTTGCCTAGCAAAGTGCATGATTTAAAATATCTACTCGATATTGATCTTGCTATCTTAGGCGCTTCACCACAACGCTTTATGGAGTATGAAAAGCAAATACAACAAGAATATGTTTGGGTCAGTCCTGAGGTTTATCAAGTTAAAAGGACAGAAGTTTTGATGCAATTTTACCAACAACAGCCATTATTTCAGACTGAATATTTTCAACAAAAATTTGAAGACGCTGCAAAAAACAATTTGGCTCAAGTTTTAAGTTGCTAA